ATGTTGTGGGAAGTTAACCATTCCCTCTTCAGAGACTTCTCATTACTATCATCGGTATAATTTATGCATTAGATTCAAAGTCACCACTAAGGATTATATCTGGGCTGTCTCAGGGGGCTGCAATGAAACTCCCCCGCCCATCCTTCTATTGGTGGCTAAAGAAAATGACTGTAACATAGTTGATGATTCAGTGCAGCAGTTGTTTTTCAGGTATTGTGTTGTAATATATGAAAAGATGCTGCTGCTCGGCAATTATATCTTTAGTGGCTTTCATTGTATACAACTATCTTAAATAGATTGGTCTTTGTGGCTGCTTCCTGTCTGATTGCATCTTCATTATGCATTCATTTGTCAATTTCAAAGAGCAGTTTGCATGTCATTCGGATCTTGAAGCAGAATTGAAGCCTCGAATTATGAAACTGCCCTCGTCGTTGGCATGTCCCAAACGTCATACCTAGAGCATTATGAGCTGAAGGCTGAAGGTGGATTTGAGGACACCCGTTGGCAGCGATGGATGGATCCAAAATCTGACCATCACCATTTCTTTggttaaattaattattttatttgtcTTGGTAATTTTATTGACAAAGATAATTAGTGTCACTATTCTATTGGTTATAGTACGACCTATATATTTTCTCTAATCAAGGCTAATGAAGGACACTCCCATGGTGTCAATTTACAATTGCTCTGCACTTCTTTTTTCATGTGTAGGCAGATGATGAATTGACATTGTGTGGGTCTTAATAGCCATCCCTTATTGTAAGGAATTTAATATAATTAACTAAGCGGCTCTGCCTAATTTCAGTTGGCCTAATCATATAAATCTCCTCATGTGAAATTGTTGTATATCTCAGTTCTTGTTTGGAATACATAAATTACTTTACCTTTTGTATTAATTATGTAATGTATACAATTTATTTAAAAGGCCcctcttgacccaaagcacaaaAATAGCTTAACATCAACCCACTGACTCtagcaatatatttttattttcactaacctaatttaaagtaaaatgacaatttacCTTCGACCTAATTAATGAACCACATATGtcactcatcatcatcatcatctctctctctctctctctctctctctctctctctctctcggccagATCCCCGCCGATTGTCCTCGGGGATAGCTCTGTTCCTGTCACGGCCTTCAGCTTCGGTTTCTGGTCCAGATGGTTGGCGGTGAGTTATTGGGGACCTCCAAGCCTCGATCTCAACGACCGATTCCATCCACTCATGTTTTTTCCGACTTGACCTTCAATTTAGGCAAGTTGTATTGGGTCCAGAAAAGCAACGATTTGTGGTGAAGGTTGAGTTTGCTAACCATCCATTGTTCAAGGTATTGTTAGAGGATGCTGCAAAGGTATAAGAGCTTGTGAACAAAATATTACAAATGAGCATTATTATTGGGTCAATATACTTAATGCTATAAAAGATTTTTAGTTGGCAGAGCTGGATAGTAGATTTACAAATAATTAGTTGGAGCTCATTGTTCTTAGTGCTACATTTGATCCACGTGATAATTTTTGCTCATTCAAATATGAAGATGTTTGCAATCTTGTTTTGAAGTTTTATCCTCAAGATTTTACATCATATGATATATTTGCTCTAGATATGGAGTGTGGGTATGTTCTAACAGATATTAAGAAGGATCCTCAAGAAAACTTCTGTGTCTAATTTGTGTAGGCGATCAGTTGAATCAACAAAGTCATCATTCTTTCCTATGATTTTATAGGTTGATATGTCTTGTGTTGACTCTGCCAGTTTCTACAACAACAACAGAGAGAGCATTTTCATCTATAAACATCATAAAAAACAAACTTCGAAATAAGATGGAAGATGAGTTTCTCGATGATTTGATGGTTCTctatgtcacgccccgaatattgaataaataaattcaaatccgagaTGCgaaaacttaacaagcacaagaaaaacacatataaaatttttcatttaaattaagcaactaaacaaacttagctcacaatgtcaataccgacttgttctttagagtcacatattacattacagatagtttacaaattaaactaaatgacaattcaataagtaaacacacccaccacaactcactacacaacagaagacttaaaactaagagtacccttcgacgtccacgctaccgaacgtacaCCTCAGTTTCGACGACaattaatcgatattctaacctgcacaataaaccctacaccatggaatagtgcaccaggtttacaacaaacccgataagcttttgcaagctcgtgtgggtaaactcaattaaaatgactcacgtcacgcatgcttataatttctcaactcgtgagataaattaaagcaacaacatttaaccccacaaaacacaaccaaacatacaatcacaccttggtaaaaattagtaatccaTGCATAGAGAATTAGTCCAGGAGATCACTACAAATCACataattcaaatcatagcaactcctgcatatagtttagttcaggaaattacattaaaacaaacaattcaaatgacagtaatccctacatataacttagttcaggagattacatttaaaatcaCCTCCACAATTCATTCGAAAACAAATCCCACATGAATGACAAAAGAAAGGACACgacactctcttttaaaacaaatataacCATGGGCACACGATAACTCAAAATTATCCCCCAAGAAGTATATTGTACTCAAGGGCACACAATAACTCAAAGTTATTCCCCAAGAAGTACATTATAATCAAGGGCACACAATAACTCAAAATGATTCCCTAAGAAGTATATTGAtagacaaactagagctctaactgaatcgtagccTGTCACCTTGGCCGAGGTTCAAACTTATGATAATACTTGCCTCGATCACCAATGTGATAAACGATACTCAACCGAACATTTGAAAGTCCACTTGACTCAAATACTTTCCTCAAGCAAAATAAACTTTTACACAATAATCAAcacatcatgataattgtataCTCGTAAGAGAAATGCTCgaataacaattcaatcaactctcaatcattacttcaccaatgtcacgccatccaatatatatattccacgtaaatatatatacacacacacacacacacacacacgtagtcattcacacAGAAATGACCaataataccaactatagttcatacgtattaaaaccaagaaattcattttatacttaaattcattttttttacctgtgagttgtagccctatgaaccgtagtcgatcgagttcatattatttcaaacaaatctttattttcaaaaatgatcTACAATTATTAATCAATTCCGACAATTAAGTAACttggttcgtaaatgaaccacgtgagatttactcacctctaaatcctgcTGTGTCTTCTCTAATAGCCAAGATAAATTACCGAACATACTGTCAATCACCTAAAGCAAGTAGAACCTTGATTCAGCACacgaattaaaaaaaatcatttaattcCGAAACTCCTGAAACACACTAAAAATCCGAAAGTCACGCCAATCGAGGAAAAACTTTATCCAAGACCACTTGAGGTCTCCGAaatacttatacgatcaatatatcaaagtTACAAGTAGATCGGACggccgaatcctcacggatcgaaaaccgatcgaactgaaaaccctaaaacactAAAAATCATAACTCAATCAtgcgatctccaaaaattatgtattgtatatcgaaatgatcgtatcgatGTGTAGATAAAAAAGATGATAGAAACTGTCTCTGAGGTGGCCAGAAACCGCCGCCACAGAAGGTGGCAGAGCCGCCGTCAACCACTATGGATGACGGTGAAACTAGGCTGCACCTCTTCGTCTCAACATGgtgaacaactttcataactagcatgaAGCCTGAAAATGAAAGGAAGTGATCGAAAAGTACCTTGGAAGCTTCGGGTTTGCCGGAATTTTCTCAGTTTCCTGCGAGCTTAAGATTTCCTGTCAAAACTTCACTTCAGGTCCGATCCTTCTAGCAGCATCATCAGCATCCTCAGGCGATCCCAGGGTGTCCAACAACTCGAGCCATGGTGgccggagaagagagaaaacGGCGTTGACCCAAAATTGAGGTCGGATCGGGTTTTCGTTGCTGCGGCTGCTACAGGCCGACATAGGTTGCAAGGCGGCCACGGGGAGGTGCGCAAGGTAGAGGCGAGGCTACCCCAAGAATTTCAGGGCCAAAGGTGGCtagaggaggaagaaatggccggaagaagagagagggcgATTTCCggtcaagagagagagaagctcgggtttcccaaaatggaaacttgaacTTTTCTGCaagggttcttgacccaaagcaccaaaatcagCTAAAATTGTTCCACTTACctcagcaacaaatttttattcttactaacccaatttgaagcaaaatgacaattttgtcctTAATCAAATTAATAAACCCTCGATATCTCTCCTTCACATCGCTCTCTCCCCCctctctcatccctctccgATTTcagatccctctctctctctctctctctctctctctctctctctctctctctctcccgcaGGAATTCACTGTCGGAATTCTCTTTCAAATTTCGTTCCGGCTGACCGGGGCTCCCTGCAACTCGCCTCCGGTCACACAcgtaagtctctctctctctctctctctctctctctctctctctccccctgccCCCTCCCTCCTTTATTTTGGGTACGCCTCTGTTCAATTTGCTGGAAAAGCTCCGGTGACGGTTGCTTGCTCTGGTGCCATGGTACCACAACGAGTGCGTTTAGAGCTCCCGTGTGATCGACTTGATTGTGCACATCGCCAAAGGCTTAAGCTCAGATATGAAGATGGAAGGCTTTGCTTTTACATGTTTCGGTTGAGTATAGAATTTTTAGGTCTTTGGGTTCTGAATAAGAGTATCTTTGTGTGCTCCTCTAGGGCTTGATCTCTCGGGGTTGTCTATTTTTGGTGTTCAACTGTTAGTTGcgaatttctcaaaaaaaaaaaaaaaaatcattttcatCAGATATCAGTTGAATTATTTATTATTCAACTTGAATAATGCAATACCGTATGTGTTGATGATCTTAATTAAAGGATGGGCAGTGAACTATTCTGATGTGAAAGAAGATCAATGATTATTGGCTTGACCTCAATGCACgaatttgaaattatttctATAAATAGTACGTTGTTCCAATTAATATTCATTTTGATATATTAAGTAGAGACATGCTGCAATATAAATGAGATTTCACGAGTTGGAAAGGTAATGGTGATTATTGAGGCCGGAAGGCCATGtccttcctctttcttttattttttttggtaaaatgagggcagcaggaaagaaaaaagagaaaaaaatatttagtgaatttctagctttttttttccctttttttggtaaaatggggcagaaggcccagaatggaagaaaaaatgaaggaaaaaaaaaggttttattggGCCAAAAGAAGTGTGTTAagggtctattggggggcaatagacgttttgaatttatgtaatattctcattttttttctttaattaaagttttatttgtctaaatctaGGAAGATTAATTAATTCTTATTCTGGCGACAGAAAGTCCTTTGGggggagggcaatagacgtttattgggggcaatacatggctgatagttgtctattgggggcaatagacgaaaaagttctattggagggcaatagaggtctaggTCTAtttagacctctattgcccctttattggtgggtaatagatgtctattggggtaataaacatttccggtgaggttttctgaAAGGTCCGATTGGTGgaagccggtgaccggaattcgGTGAAAGTTGGCCTgaatccggtgaccggaatTCGGTGAAAGTTGGCTTGAAACCGGCAACCGGCGACCGGAATCCAACGAAAGTTGGTAGGAATGCCgcgaccgatgaccggattccagcggccggtgacgggctccggagaagtctcctatggtttctctctcttacattttttttttctctctctctctctctctctctaagaaaCAAAGGGGtcaggggtaaaatggtattaaaaaaaattaaaaacaaaaaaaaaaaactcgtaatggggtattagggaagactcccttagagcaagttcacccgttgggttaccaggtcacccactattcactactttttagtgttaatttcaccctcagggtcacgagcacagtgtatttcataTCCTGGGTCACCATGTATAGTGTTCTgcgtcaccatggtgacctgcatAGTGTATTTCGTGTCCTGAGTCAcaggcacagtgtatttcgtgacccagacaatgaaaatatatactaaaaagcagtgaatagtaggtgatccgtgacccaacgggtgaacttgctcttagagtgtattggataagagggaattaaaaaaacttaatggggtaagtgggaaaaaaatccttagaaatggggtaaatggacaaaacccttTATGCAATTCTGAAACTTTCGTCCTTTTataaaaaatggaaactttttcctaatgcgataacttcttcatacgaactccgattttcacgtTCCACCTATGCACGAATTCGTATCGACTCAttctacgacttttgtgaaggaagttttcacataatctaaacatataaaaagtcaacccttgaatcgAAGCATTCCAACGAATAATTGTTTGAAATAATTTCCGCTCTACCCTCGACTCACGAAAACTTACTAACGAACACTTTACTAATTCCAGGAGatttcaagaaattaataacgaattttcagGGTCTTACACTCTATATTGAAAAGGAGTTTGCTGATAGTATTGACAATGATTATGTGATTGCCGAGTTTAATTGTTGGTAAggaaataagaaaataaaattttggcCAAAAATCGTGTGTTATAGTCCCCACAATTTTGATAGAATTCATGAtttcaaagttttatttttttattatttattatttttaaataaaactAATTAAAGCATAAGCAACAAATTGAAAAGTTAATCATCGCAAGTGATCGAGTTGGTAAGAGGCTCCAAGTGTGGAACTCCCACACTGAGGTTTGATTCTCGGCCGCTGAATCTATTCTTGATAGCAGGGAAGGAACCATTTAACATAACTCTTTAAGCATTTAAGAATATGTGTCTCTACTTGAGGTCAACTCCAAATCAGACTGGTTGGTTTATTGAATCTGGCCATGAAAATTATTCTTATGAAAGAATCATTTTGACATAAATCTTTAAGCCTTTAAGGATACGTCCGATCTCAATTTAATCTCTACTTGACAGTTGACACTACTACAAATGTTGGCTTTAGACACCATTACTAATAGTGTTAGTTGGGCTATTGGGCACCAATGATTGGTGGGTACAACCAATAACAAGTTAATTAGCAACGGCCGAGTTACCAAACTTGTTGATGGTTTCTATTGCTGCCGTGACAAATACCAATTGACTCACCATTACGATGCATGGTGCCTGCCGATGTGGGTCCCACATACTCAAACAATCCACCGATCAAATCTTTGGTGACTGCATGTATTTAATTTAAATACATATATgtcaataaaaatttaattaatttgaatATTTAAATACAAATTGACTCTAAACTTTTCAAAGTGGATAATTGTTTATTCTTTCATCTGAAACAAACTATCTTAGTATTTTAGTATTAGTGACAACTTTTAAtattaaaaagagaaaatttcacaaatggtcactcaactatgactcattcgacactttggtcactgaagtttcaaatatatcactttggtcacttaactattacactgtcaatcacttcactttgttaatttttttaattaaaaaaaataataaaaaataacaaagtgacttaagtgattgataacgtaatagttgagtgaccaaagtaatatatttgaaacttcagtgaccaaagtatcgaatgagtcatagttgagtgaccatttgtgaaattcttcCTATTAAAAAATTGTCAAGTCCCATTGGTATTATGAAAAGAGAGAGATTAATGGAGAATGAAACACGTGCTGGTGTTTAACGAAGTCTTCCTTTTGTTGTTTAAGACTTCGTTAAAGATAAACAACAAAAGGCGAAGACAAGATAATGGTCCCCATACACCAGTGGGAAGAATGGGAGGTGATGTTGTTTTCCAACTTACATAGTTAAGGTCCGGGCCACACAATAAATCAAGGGATTGGCATGGTACCATGGTTTTCTCAAGTTTTGGATTTGGAATTTTCCTTTCTATACAACTTCTGGTACTCGTTATCATTGAAGCCGTTGATCTACACTTCGTTTGTTCAAACAACAGGGGTAACTACACCACCGGTAGTGTCTATCAGAAAAACCTCGACgactttctctcctccctcGTCACTAATGAGAGCAGCAACGGCTATGGCCTCTACAACACCTCTTTTGGCCAAGACGATGATATCATCGACAAAGTTTATGCCATCGGGCTTTGTAGACCGGATCTTATACCGGATGCTTCCCTCAAATCCTTCAAAGACTCGGCATACAATCTCACAAGGGCTTGTCCAAATCAGAAGGAAGCAATCATATGGAATGAGTATTGCATGGTACGCTACTCAAACCGCTCCTTTCATTTTGAGCTTTCTCCTAGTAACAATCAATCGACCACGAGAAGCCTATTGTCGTCGGATGTCGATTTATTTAATTCTGAGCTGGAGGAGTTAATCGGAGTACTGAAAAGTCAAGCAGCTGCAGGTGGTCTTCAGAAAAAGTTTGCAACGGAAAGTAAAAGGGTTATGTATTCCAACAATCAGTCAATATCTGGAATCGTACAGTGCATTCCGGacttggaggaggaggagtgcaGTTTCTGCTTGGAGGAGGGTTTGAGACAGCTTCAGAAATGTTGTTATGGGATGGATTCTGCGAGATTTGGTAATCCGAGCTGTAATTTGAGGTATGATGTTTACACCACCGATGATCCAGCTAAATATCATGAACCACGAGCACTATCTCCTCCTACGCCATCAGCCAATGCAACCAAAAATTCAGGAGGTAAGAGTGCTGCTAAAGATTTGTATGTAGTATTTACTTTAATTTAGGATGGGATTTTATCGAAAGAGataattattttgatttttttttttttttttgtttttttttttttttttttgagaattgtCGGTTTAGACTTTAGAGATTAGTTCATAGTTGactagaaaaagagagagagaagactaGTTTAATTTATAGACTCTGTAGTACCTTGGCCTTGGAAAGGAAGCGTGTTGGATTAGGAAAACTCTTCTTAATTTCCTAATATTCTTGgccaatagttttttttttttgatacgtaTTCTTGGCCAATAGTTAGGATGGTTCGGCTGTCCAATCACATACGTTTCATGTGATGCAAATGCTGAAAAACAAGTAGGGGTGAGCGCGGTGCGGGGCGATACGGATTAAGGCCAAAACCTGAACCGCACCGCTTCATTTGGATTGGCCATTTTGCAAACCGAAACCGCAACCACATTTTAAATGTGCTAAACCAATTAATTCGATTTCCACATTTTCCGGCGCAGTGCAATTCTGTTTCGGTTTGAAATTAGTTATTATTTTTACTCTTTTAAGTCCATAAAATGAGGGCCAATTTGGCCTAACTTGTGTGTGAAGAGAGAAGTCGTTCTAGGCGATTTACATTAAGggtcgatttagggttttggtatAGAGAGAGGCGAGAGTGAGTGACTGAAGAAGTGaagtcgtttttttttctttttcttctgattAGGTGCACTCAAGCCTACATAAGCTTGGAGTTGTAACCAATCGGAAAAATAAGatatattaaaaataatataaaataaaataaaaaattaaaacggGAGGTGCATACCCGAACCGCAACTGCACCATATTCATGTGGAGTCACATCGCTTTGTTCCAGTGCGGTCACCAACCCGCTTGTTATGGTGTGAAATGGTGCGGTACCTCATTTGCGGTGCATTATGCCCACCCCTAAAAACAACACGTGGAACACATGCTTAGTGGTCCAACGACCTActtaggtgttttttttttttggagtataGAAAAAATTCCATTAAACCAAAATATTACAACACATGAATGACACTGTAAATCTCATCCACTCCAACTAGAGAATAAGACCTATTTATATCCCTAATATAAGACCAACGATTACAAAGATCATGAGCCGATAGGGGCTCAACTGTAACCTATACCTCTCCCAGAAGTGTCGATACAACCTTGCAGCTAACCTCAAGAAGAGAGTAACACCTTCCAACACCATATACCAAAACCGCCGGTGTATGTGTAGAGACGTCTCCCTATTACATTAACAACAAGAAAACatcgaaattaaaaacaactGGTCTCTGAAAATGACACCATATCAATAACACAAACACTAAACTAGACCAAACAATCCCAACTCAAAAGAGTAGGGACTTACCTAAAGACCAAAATAAAAACCTTAATATAGAAACCAAAACAAGCCATTGCGAATCACCACTCTTCCCAAAGGAGCCGACGGGTGACGGTGAATATTGGGGATCAGGCTAGACCCAGAAAAACAACAATAATCTGACTTTGACTCGCCATTCTTCCAGAACCATCAACATCACACAACACCCATTCCACTGCCACAAGAGCAACCCACTGACTGTGCACCACTGCTCCCAGCCCGAGGACAAAAGCAGAATATCCTCCTTGAACCACTGGccagaaactaaagaaaatcaGACAATGAAGAACTTAGCCGGAGAACCCGCACAAACCAATCCACCAGTATTCCATCAGAGAACCAAATCTTGATATCACCGCCgcggatccggctcctctaaagtgaggaacctgtaaatttacttcaatttcataaaatctgaaCTCTCTATCTAATCTAAGAGTCCTAAAAGTTGACACGTCACTcttctacaattttttttttaactgttgTTAACTACTGTTAActctaggaaaaaaaaaaagagttagacCACGTACTATCTTTCTTCTCAACGTAATCCCAACCCAAATTCACATCAAAAAAGAAATCAACTGATCCGACGATGCTAGAAATTGATGGGGAATTGGAGAGATACGATGCTAGAAATACGATGCTGACCACGTATTAATGTATTTGCCTCTAACTAAGTTATTGATTTCACAAGTTTAGGTTTTCAAAGATTGAATTAACGTTGTTTACCAATTGTGGCCCTAAGCCCTTCAGCTTCCCATGTTTGAGTTCAACCATGTTACCAATTGCACCGCATGTTTGTATTAGGTTCAACTTATATATAATAGGATTAAGAACACAGTACAATTTGACCTTATAGCAATGCAATTGACCCTTGAAGCACTAAGATATGAAGAACCCTCTGTCAACTGCGAGCAGCTGCATGGGGTTGGTCCTACTGCGGGTCTGTGGCAGGGGTTATAGCTACCCCTACAAAACAATTTGATTGCTATTGCTTAAGCAGTTGAAGAAAATTCCTGTCAATATCATGGTATTGTTGAGTTCTATAGCTTTATAAACCAACCCACATTTCTTAGAGTATAAATACGTGAAAAAATGAAGGAAGGATGAATTGCAGTTAAATGAACAATCCATCCGACATGGTTAGAAGGCAGCAACCCAACAAGTGAATTTGGGGTTAGGACTACGCATAGACACATCGTGAGGGGTTTAActctatttcttcttcttcttattcttcttcttcttgtttgttttttttactgGAGTTAACGGCAGTTACacctatttaaaaaaaaaattgtggaagAGTGACGTGTCAATTTTCAAGACCCTTAGATTAGACAGAGtccagattttatgaaattgaagtaaattcataggctcctcactttagaggagccggatcccaCTGCCGCGCCGCGACCAGCTATAAtccgagaagaagaagaagaagaacacgaCCAACATTGGCCACCAACCTACCTAAACGACTGGAGAAACATATCGGCCTTTCCGGCTGCACCCAAGCCACACAGACGATGGCGGAAGCCAACGCCGGCGTAGAGGAACCGTcggaaaagcaaagaaaaaccaAAGTGTTAACTGCCTTTCGCTGTTTCCTTTATTTGCGGTGCTCTCGAAACTACCAGAAAAGTTTTTAACACTGGAAGGTCTCTTGCGCGACGACCCTGCTAAGTGGCTCAACCACAAGATGAAAAAGCGCAGACCCTACCCTAATATCACCAGAACTTTATTTGTACAGGAAGTAAGCCACGGTAGCCTCTTGGAGGAAATTCTTAACAAAGGGCAcgtacatttaaaaaaaaaaaatgttttaggGGCACTTTGTTCGGGCTACTTTTGGAGATCATGTTGTTACTTGTTAGATTCCCAACTCTCAATGGATGAATACCGCACAGACTAACTCATTAACTGAAAATTCAGATTCAGCTTTGATAACATTGGTGACTTTTGCACGGGTAATAGATGATCATACATATCTAGTCCTTTCTTTTATACATGGCGTCTAGCGAGTAGATATTTAACAAGTATCAACTAATGAAAAGTCAGCCCCAGAATGCTTTGAGCAGATCAGAACATCGATTTTTGATTATTGCaggaaagaagaagagcagCACATCTGCAGGGACCGTCATCATTATTGCTATGGCAACGGTTGTTTCCTTCTTGATTCTAATTATGTCCATCTGCATCTATCTGAGAGTGAAgtataaaaggaaaagaattgaAGGTAATTGAGATAACTGTATGTGAGGTATATGGTTAGAACTCCTTCAAAACATGTAACGGATTTaatattttctcttatttttcttcccaTTAAGAAAGAGCAgaagaaatcaaatctgcggaAGCTTTGCAATTCGACTTTCGCTCCATTAGAGCTG
This portion of the Rosa chinensis cultivar Old Blush chromosome 1, RchiOBHm-V2, whole genome shotgun sequence genome encodes:
- the LOC112196056 gene encoding putative receptor-like protein kinase At4g00960 isoform X1 — protein: MVFSSFGFGIFLSIQLLVLVIIEAVDLHFVCSNNRGNYTTGSVYQKNLDDFLSSLVTNESSNGYGLYNTSFGQDDDIIDKVYAIGLCRPDLIPDASLKSFKDSAYNLTRACPNQKEAIIWNEYCMVRYSNRSFHFELSPSNNQSTTRSLLSSDVDLFNSELEELIGVLKSQAAAGGLQKKFATESKRVMYSNNQSISGIVQCIPDLEEEECSFCLEEGLRQLQKCCYGMDSARFGNPSCNLRYDVYTTDDPAKYHEPRALSPPTPSANATKNSGGKKKSSTSAGTVIIIAMATVVSFLILIMSICIYLRVKYKRKRIEERAEEIKSAEALQFDFRSIRAATNNFSEANKLGRGGFGIVYRGILPDDKDIAVKRLSRDSAQGDLEFKTEVSLVARLQHRNLVRLLGFCLGKNEKILVYEFVPNGSLDQFIFGEVKRAHLDWDVRYKIIVGIARGLLYLHEDSRLKIIHRDLKASNILLDADMNPKVADFGMARLFDLDQSQGETRRVVGTYGYMAPEYVMRGQFSVKSDVFSFGVLVLEIVSGQKNSSFRNRGNVEDLLSYAWRNWRADTASNIIDPILSSGSRTEMMRCINIGLLCVQQNIADRPTMTSVILMLTGNSLSLPVPSQPAFFMGASDFSKAVELDQAQSSSSVQKSVNEASITELSPR
- the LOC112196056 gene encoding putative receptor-like protein kinase At4g00960 isoform X2: MVFSSFGFGIFLSIQLLVLVIIEAVDLHFVCSNNRGNYTTGSVYQKNLDDFLSSLVTNESSNGYGLYNTSFGQDDDIIDKVYAIGLCRPDLIPDASLKSFKDSAYNLTRACPNQKEAIIWNEYCMVRYSNRSFHFELSPSNNQSTTRSLLSSDVDLFNSELEELIGVLKSQAAAGGLQKKFATESKRVMYSNNQSISGIVQCIPDLEEEECSFCLEEGLRQLQKCCYGMDSARFGNPSCNLRYDVYTTDDPAKYHEPRALSPPTPSANATKNSGGKKKSSTSAGTVIIIAMATVVSFLILIMSICIYLRVKYKRKRIEEEIKSAEALQFDFRSIRAATNNFSEANKLGRGGFGIVYRGILPDDKDIAVKRLSRDSAQGDLEFKTEVSLVARLQHRNLVRLLGFCLGKNEKILVYEFVPNGSLDQFIFGEVKRAHLDWDVRYKIIVGIARGLLYLHEDSRLKIIHRDLKASNILLDADMNPKVADFGMARLFDLDQSQGETRRVVGTYGYMAPEYVMRGQFSVKSDVFSFGVLVLEIVSGQKNSSFRNRGNVEDLLSYAWRNWRADTASNIIDPILSSGSRTEMMRCINIGLLCVQQNIADRPTMTSVILMLTGNSLSLPVPSQPAFFMGASDFSKAVELDQAQSSSSVQKSVNEASITELSPR